The sequence below is a genomic window from Canis aureus isolate CA01 chromosome 11, VMU_Caureus_v.1.0, whole genome shotgun sequence.
ttttaaaatttttactgatactgaaagtaaaatgaaacataaGAAAGTTGAACAAAGATACGTTATTGAAGAATTTCCCTCCAAAAatggtgctctctctttctctaaagagagcgtgtgtgtgcatgcatgcgcgcgcacatgcacacacataattaaattttgaaacctttctaaaaattattttttgtttttcaaattctatttaaattaaattaattaacatataatgtattattggtttcagaggtagaggtcaataattcatcagtcttatgtaacacccagtgctcattatatcccatgccctccttaatgttcatcacccagttagtTACCCTGTCCCCTTACCCCCCAAAAATTTTCATCTTGAAAGTTTTAACCATGAGCAAAACTTtagttagaaaataatatatttgaaaaaaaaaatttaaataaaggagtgaatattaacatttttttttttaactggtttCTGGGCTTTAATTTTAAGGACTTtacaattggagaaggacaaacattatgtggtctcattcatttggggaatataaaaaatagtgaaagggaataaagggaaaaggagaaaaaatgagtgggaagtatcagaaagggagacagaacatgaaagactcctaactctgggacacgaactaggggtggtggaaggggaggtgggcgggggtgggggtgactgggtgacgggcattgcggtggacacttgacgggatgagcactgggtgttgttctatattttggcaaattgaacaccaatcaaaaataaatttaaatcaaaaaaaatttttttaaggactttaaaaCAATCTAATTTCTggatgttatactgtatgttggcaaactgaattcaaatacaattttaaaaagttaactccctccccccccaaaaaaaaacaacataatttaGTACCAAATGTTTAAACAGCCATTATAATTGCTAAACTGTGAAATTAGCATTATTTATGTCTGATCGGCTATACAAAACTCAtcaatttttctttagaaaagagtagaaattccaaagaataaagaagagaCTACTAATTAAAGGTCACGTTTACTAATCTAGCACCATAATTCCAGTCAGGCCTTCTCAAGTGGCTGGGAGGAAGAAGGGATGAGGTGAGGAAGATGGAAAGGGTGGTTCTTAACTTCTGGCCCCATCTGTACTCTCAGGCAAGGCAGGATCTAGCAGAGAGGAAAATGGTTGAggctggaatttaaaacaaaagcttctGGTTCAGATGATAAGGAGGCCCTCAAGAACAGCAGAATCAGTGTATCCAAAAGGCAGTGCTGGAATTCGCCTCATGAACTAGGGGGTTTCTTCTTGGCATCCAagtcctttttaatttcttctagttttttaGCCACGTTTGGTATGTCATAGTTCTGAGCCAGATACATTCCAACCACGTTGCCAAAAGTAAATCCAAGCAGGAACTGGAGCATGGCGTCGGCGCGGAGGGCGGCGCAGCTCGGCGGGAGGGTCCgaatattaacatttttgatGGCCTTCAACAATATCTgtgattataaaaacataaaatcttaactATACATATTGTTAGGAATTAAAATGTTGCAGTTCAACccgatatatttatttgattctttagTTTTAGGACCTTCCATTAAAAAGCAAATCATAAACAATATTACTAAATGCataactttgaaattttttgtaactaatgtctttcattttataactgattTGTCTTCCAAATGCCTATGAAGTTTATGTATTCACATTTGTAAAGCTTTCAATGTACTTTGGGGCATATTTTCTCTCTACATATATGTAGTTCATATGTAGATGTCATAAAAGTTGCTCTAATGGAAAACTCTTCAGAAGTTATAATCACTAAATTTAGTTTTATGAATTTCTAAGTATATGATCATATCAGAAAATTGAGAATGATTAACTGTATATGATAGGAAGGGAGAAGAATATGATCAGGGAGGGATAGGACAGTAAGTACACAGTGTTCTTATTCTTTGTAACAGTAGGTACATAGTGTTCTTATTCTTTATATGCTACATATACTTCAAGTTTTTTGAATGAaggaaatactaatttttaaaagataactttaatattttaattaacatacTCTTTCAACAACCTGgttccatgcatttttttctgggtGTTTTATCATTTGTTGTGTTCTGAAACAGGCTTACATTTTACATGCTTAGGATTCAAATGCCAACTTATAAATGGCCTGAAACATACAGTCCATGAAAGTATTTTGCTCAAAGTATGTAGAGTAGGTTACAAAATtgaaactttaagaaaaagaattgaaagtatcTAGGATGTATTCAATTTTATAGTGCCTTGAATTTACTTCTTATTGACATAAGTGcatatttattttgctaattttgttatttttgcttagtttcttttctttgcccAAACTCACCCATAGCAAAAACTGgaaggaatattttttatttattttttatttttataaaggttttattttttttttattgagattttatttatttattcatagacacagagagaggcagagacacaggcagagggagaagcaggctccatgcagggagcccgatgtgggactcgatcccgggtcttcaggatcacaccctgggctgcaggcggcgctaaaccgctgcaccaccagggctgcccaagaaatacttttttttttttttttaaagatttatttatttattcattcagagagagagagagcaaagagagagacagagggagaagcaggctccatgcaggaagcctgatgtgggact
It includes:
- the LOC144323312 gene encoding short transmembrane mitochondrial protein 1, with translation MLQFLLGFTFGNVVGMYLAQNYDIPNVAKKLEEIKKDLDAKKKPPSS